A genome region from Gymnogyps californianus isolate 813 chromosome 4, ASM1813914v2, whole genome shotgun sequence includes the following:
- the AIMP1 gene encoding aminoacyl tRNA synthase complex-interacting multifunctional protein 1 isoform X1 codes for MFLARFLVKMAANNAVLNRLEQKGAEADQVIEYLKQQVALLKEKAMSTLVLQASLREEKKLRVENAKLKKEIEGLKQELIQAEIRNGVKQIAVPPGTTVSTASFSDDVPQPTAVASSPGSKDQIKGEDEEKKKKEKVGKKGEKKEEKQQPAAGSSDAKPVSVSRLDLRVGCIITAEKHPDADTLYVEEVDVGEASPRTVVSGLVKHVPLDQMQNRMAILLCNLKPAKMRGVVSQAMVMCASSPEKVEILAPPPGAVPGDRITFEGFPGDPEKELNPKKKIWEQIQPDLHTNDQCVATYKGVPFEVKGKGVCRAETMANSGIK; via the exons GTTTTTAGCCCGTTTCTTGGTAAAGATGGCAGCCAACAATGCAGTGCTGAACAGACTGGAGCAGAAGGGTGCAGAGGCCGATCAAGTTATTGAATACCTCAAGCAACAAGTTGCTCTGCTCAAGGAGAAAGCTA TGTCAACTCTAGTCTTGCAGGCATCTCTCCGAGAAGAGAAGAAGCTCCGTGTGGAAAATGctaaactgaagaaagaaattgaaggGCTTAAACAGGAGCTGATTCAGGCAGAAATTCGAAatggag TAAAACAGATCGCAGTTCCTCCTGGTACAACCGTTTctacagcttcattttcagatgaTGTTCCACAACCTACAGCAGTCGCATCATCTCCTGGTTCCAAGGATCAAATTAAAggtgaagatgaagaaaagaaaaagaaggaaaaagtaggaaaaaaag GtgaaaagaaggaggagaaacagcagccagctgctggaAGTAGTGATGCAAAACCTGTATCTGTTTCTCGTCTGGATCTTCGTGTTGGCTGCATTATTACTGCTGAAAAGCATCCGGATGCAGACACCCTGTATGTTGAAGAAGTGGATGTTGGTGAAGCAAGCCCAAGGACTGTTGTCAGTGGTTTAGTGAAACATGTTCCTCTGGATCAG ATGCAGAATCGGATGGCAATACTACTCTGTAACTTGAAGCCTGCAAAGATGAGAGGAGTAGTATCTCAAGCAATGGTGATGTGTGCCAGCTCCCCAGAAAAAGTGGAAATTCTGGCTCCCCCACCCGGGGCAGTACCTGGGGACAGAATCACTTTTGAAGGTTTTCCTG GAGATCCTGAGAAGGAACTTAATCCCAAGAAGAAGATTTGGGAGCAAATCCAACCTGATCTTCATACCAATGACCAGTGTGTTGCTACGTACAAAGGAGTTCCGTTTGaagtaaaagggaaaggagTCTGCAGGGCAGAGACCATGGCAAACAGtggaattaaataa
- the AIMP1 gene encoding aminoacyl tRNA synthase complex-interacting multifunctional protein 1 isoform X2 yields the protein MFLARFLVKMAANNAVLNRLEQKGAEADQVIEYLKQQVALLKEKAILQASLREEKKLRVENAKLKKEIEGLKQELIQAEIRNGVKQIAVPPGTTVSTASFSDDVPQPTAVASSPGSKDQIKGEDEEKKKKEKVGKKGEKKEEKQQPAAGSSDAKPVSVSRLDLRVGCIITAEKHPDADTLYVEEVDVGEASPRTVVSGLVKHVPLDQMQNRMAILLCNLKPAKMRGVVSQAMVMCASSPEKVEILAPPPGAVPGDRITFEGFPGDPEKELNPKKKIWEQIQPDLHTNDQCVATYKGVPFEVKGKGVCRAETMANSGIK from the exons GTTTTTAGCCCGTTTCTTGGTAAAGATGGCAGCCAACAATGCAGTGCTGAACAGACTGGAGCAGAAGGGTGCAGAGGCCGATCAAGTTATTGAATACCTCAAGCAACAAGTTGCTCTGCTCAAGGAGAAAGCTA TCTTGCAGGCATCTCTCCGAGAAGAGAAGAAGCTCCGTGTGGAAAATGctaaactgaagaaagaaattgaaggGCTTAAACAGGAGCTGATTCAGGCAGAAATTCGAAatggag TAAAACAGATCGCAGTTCCTCCTGGTACAACCGTTTctacagcttcattttcagatgaTGTTCCACAACCTACAGCAGTCGCATCATCTCCTGGTTCCAAGGATCAAATTAAAggtgaagatgaagaaaagaaaaagaaggaaaaagtaggaaaaaaag GtgaaaagaaggaggagaaacagcagccagctgctggaAGTAGTGATGCAAAACCTGTATCTGTTTCTCGTCTGGATCTTCGTGTTGGCTGCATTATTACTGCTGAAAAGCATCCGGATGCAGACACCCTGTATGTTGAAGAAGTGGATGTTGGTGAAGCAAGCCCAAGGACTGTTGTCAGTGGTTTAGTGAAACATGTTCCTCTGGATCAG ATGCAGAATCGGATGGCAATACTACTCTGTAACTTGAAGCCTGCAAAGATGAGAGGAGTAGTATCTCAAGCAATGGTGATGTGTGCCAGCTCCCCAGAAAAAGTGGAAATTCTGGCTCCCCCACCCGGGGCAGTACCTGGGGACAGAATCACTTTTGAAGGTTTTCCTG GAGATCCTGAGAAGGAACTTAATCCCAAGAAGAAGATTTGGGAGCAAATCCAACCTGATCTTCATACCAATGACCAGTGTGTTGCTACGTACAAAGGAGTTCCGTTTGaagtaaaagggaaaggagTCTGCAGGGCAGAGACCATGGCAAACAGtggaattaaataa
- the AIMP1 gene encoding aminoacyl tRNA synthase complex-interacting multifunctional protein 1 isoform X3: protein MAANNAVLNRLEQKGAEADQVIEYLKQQVALLKEKAMSTLVLQASLREEKKLRVENAKLKKEIEGLKQELIQAEIRNGVKQIAVPPGTTVSTASFSDDVPQPTAVASSPGSKDQIKGEDEEKKKKEKVGKKGEKKEEKQQPAAGSSDAKPVSVSRLDLRVGCIITAEKHPDADTLYVEEVDVGEASPRTVVSGLVKHVPLDQMQNRMAILLCNLKPAKMRGVVSQAMVMCASSPEKVEILAPPPGAVPGDRITFEGFPGDPEKELNPKKKIWEQIQPDLHTNDQCVATYKGVPFEVKGKGVCRAETMANSGIK, encoded by the exons ATGGCAGCCAACAATGCAGTGCTGAACAGACTGGAGCAGAAGGGTGCAGAGGCCGATCAAGTTATTGAATACCTCAAGCAACAAGTTGCTCTGCTCAAGGAGAAAGCTA TGTCAACTCTAGTCTTGCAGGCATCTCTCCGAGAAGAGAAGAAGCTCCGTGTGGAAAATGctaaactgaagaaagaaattgaaggGCTTAAACAGGAGCTGATTCAGGCAGAAATTCGAAatggag TAAAACAGATCGCAGTTCCTCCTGGTACAACCGTTTctacagcttcattttcagatgaTGTTCCACAACCTACAGCAGTCGCATCATCTCCTGGTTCCAAGGATCAAATTAAAggtgaagatgaagaaaagaaaaagaaggaaaaagtaggaaaaaaag GtgaaaagaaggaggagaaacagcagccagctgctggaAGTAGTGATGCAAAACCTGTATCTGTTTCTCGTCTGGATCTTCGTGTTGGCTGCATTATTACTGCTGAAAAGCATCCGGATGCAGACACCCTGTATGTTGAAGAAGTGGATGTTGGTGAAGCAAGCCCAAGGACTGTTGTCAGTGGTTTAGTGAAACATGTTCCTCTGGATCAG ATGCAGAATCGGATGGCAATACTACTCTGTAACTTGAAGCCTGCAAAGATGAGAGGAGTAGTATCTCAAGCAATGGTGATGTGTGCCAGCTCCCCAGAAAAAGTGGAAATTCTGGCTCCCCCACCCGGGGCAGTACCTGGGGACAGAATCACTTTTGAAGGTTTTCCTG GAGATCCTGAGAAGGAACTTAATCCCAAGAAGAAGATTTGGGAGCAAATCCAACCTGATCTTCATACCAATGACCAGTGTGTTGCTACGTACAAAGGAGTTCCGTTTGaagtaaaagggaaaggagTCTGCAGGGCAGAGACCATGGCAAACAGtggaattaaataa